The following DNA comes from Synechocystis sp. PCC 7509.
AAGAATTAGCAATTGAAGCAGTACGTCAGGGAGCGCAAGATTATTTAGTCAAGCGTCAAGTCAACAATACAGAAGTTTTAGTGCGATCGCTAGTTTACGCAATCGAACGCAAACAAGTAGCAGAGCAATTGCGATCGGCAAATCAGACGCTACAAGGGAAAGTTATTGAAGAAACGGCGCAATTGGTTAAAGCCAAGGAAGTAAATCAACAAACATCGGCTTTTGTCTCGATGTTTTCTCACGACTTCCGCAACCCGTTAACAGCAATTTTACTCTCCACAGGACTGCTGCAAGACCACGAGCATGAATTGAGTCAAGAAACAAAGTCTAATCAATACCAGCTAATTCGCGCAGCGATTTTTAATATGGATCGCTTGCTAGAAGAAGTTTTATTAATTGGTAAAGCCGATGTCGGTAAGCTTGAGTGCAATCTTGAATCGCTCAATTTAGAATCTCTCTGTCGTCGAATAGTTGCGGAAACTCAGCCTTTCCTTTCTCCCAGCCATCAACTAATTTTTACCAGCACCGGAGAATTAACAGTAGGTTTATGGGATCAAAGCTTGCTGCAACACATTTTAACCAATCTCCTTTCCAACGCTCTCAAGTATTCACCTAGCGGCGGTACAGTCCATTTTGATTTAACTTTTCAAGCAAAAACCGTAACTTTTCAAATCAAAGATTCAGGCATTGGTATCCCAAAATCGGATTTTTTAAAGCTATTTCAGCCGTTTCATCGGGCAGAAAATACGGACAAAATTCCTGGTACGGGTTTAGGACTAGCGATTGTTAAAAAGTGCGTGGAAGTTTACGGCGGTCAAATTTCTGTGCAAAGTGAAATCGGTATAGGTAGTGTATTTACGGCAATTTTACCTTTACAAAACTTTTCTAATGACTAACCCAGAGGATAAATTCAATTAGCTCATACCAATTTAAACGGTGTTTAGGGCTGATAGGGCATCCAAAATGAAAGAATAACCAGGTGTACTGTTTTGTTTAATGTCATTTTTCAACGATCCCAAAATTGCCTCAATAACACTAATACGATCTTCAATCGAGGCATTTTGTAGTTTTTCAAAAGTTTTGTCGTCAATCATTGTTCTCTCCTGAGCAGAACCATATTATCATCCCTCAATTTTAAAACGGAATCCTTTTAAAACGCTGGAAATGATTATGTTGCTTGTTTTGTCAAAGCCACCGCACTTTATTCTTCAAGCGGCTACTAGATTTACGCTGATAGATCCGATAGTCTGCTGTACTGGCAACTGCCATCGCACTGTTACAAAGCTGCCGTCGGCGATCTGATAGGAAAGAAAATTAGGATGAGATCGCCTCCAACCTTTGCCGCTAGAGTTTCGGCAATACGCCGATTCATTTATATTTGGTTGTGGTTTCCCACGCTCCCAATACAACCGACAGAGTGGGTCCGAAATCACCTGATAACGAAAGCTGCCACCAGGAGAAACGATGACTTCGCCTAAGCACTCGGCGCTCAATTGGCGCAAATCTTCGTCAGTAAATAGTCTTATTGGAGCGTAAAATCTCGTTGGGGCAGGTTCTAAAGCCGTGCATTTATTCGTGATTAGGGTTTGAATAATAATAAATGCTGTTCAACCGTTTCCAACTTTACCCATGCCCCACTTTTTTCCTGAGCGCTAACTTTAGCAGAGTTAGTCGCGTTGAGGTAGAGTAATTTTGCTTGCTCAAAATTTATCATTGCCGCCTCCGCTTGGAATAACAAGTGCCTTAAGCCACGACGAATTCTCTGACTAAAATCTAGGCTCATCCTACTTTTAAGTTATTCGTAGATACCTTCAATTGCCAGTCTACCTATCTTGCGGAAGAACATTTTTGCGGCTAATTTTGCTGCAATATACAACAACGTTCTATTACTAGACATCCGAGCAAGTAATTTGTGATTGAAGCTATAATTTTTGACATCGACGGAACACTGGTTGATACTGTTGACTTTCATGCCCAGTCCTGGGAGAGAACCTTTACTCACTTTGGTCATCAGATTCCTTATGAGCAGATCCGCTTCCAGATTGGTAAAGGCAGTGACAAGTTAATGCCAGTCTTTTTTTCCCTGGAAGAACTTAACCAATCAAATGATGGTCAAAGTCCCACTTTCGACGAACGGATGCGAGATTATCGCAGGGAACTGTACAAGAACGAATATCATCCCCGGATCAAAGCTTTTCCTCAAGTGCGTGAGTTGTTCGTGGCAATCAAAGCAGACGGCAAACGCATTGCTCTAGCTTCCTCGGCTACCAAGGACGATGTGGCAGCCTACATAAAGATCCTGAATGTTAAAGAACTGGTCGATGCTGCAACCACTACTATGGAGGTGAAATCGTCTAAGCCAGATCCAGATTTGTTCTTGGTCACATTGGATAAGTTAGGGGACGTTGCTCCTAATAATGTCATTGTGGTGGGTGATACACCCTATGACGCAGAAGCGGCAGCTAAGGCGAATTTACGCACGATTGGTGTACTTTCTGGTGGTTTCTCCCCAGAAAAACTACGCCGGGCAGGTTGCATTGCCATCTACCAAGATATAGCCGCCGACCTGATGGCACACTACGACGAGTCTCCGCTCAAGTGATTTTTGGTGGATGCCAAGTTATAATGAGTGTTCAAGTGATTGCTTGAATCGTTTAGCCTAATGGTAAGCCTACTAATGTGAAAATAGGCAGTGTCACGCTTCAATTTATGAAGGTTTGAGAAAGACTTTCACTTATCGAGCGTCCCAATGATTTAGTTTGATTCAATAAGGTTATTTATATACTTTTTCTGCCTCAATTTTGTGCGCTCGATGACTCCTGTGTTGGCGGTGCTAGCAAGACTTATGCCACGTCGGGAAAATGCTGGCGCACACAATTATCACAAATGCTATGAGTAAATTCCACGCCTGAATGCTGCATGATGAACTTTTCGACCGTTGACCAATAACCTTGGTCATCGCGAATTCCTTTGCAGTATGAACAAATTGGCACCAATCCTGCGATTTGCTCGATCTTATTGAGGGCATTGGCTAGATTTAAAGACACCCGCCGTAACTCTAATTGGGTTACTACCTGCCGCGCCAGAGCCTCCAGTGCTATCTTTTGTAAGTCTGACAAATCTCGTGGTTGATGATCGATTACACACAATGAA
Coding sequences within:
- a CDS encoding hybrid sensor histidine kinase/response regulator; the protein is MSTAIKVLLIEDNKAEARLLHEFLQASQSKQFSLVHVTRLKEALTQLEESCFDIILLDLTLPDSQGLDSLTPLKDLAPSLPIVVLTNTNDEELAIEAVRQGAQDYLVKRQVNNTEVLVRSLVYAIERKQVAEQLRSANQTLQGKVIEETAQLVKAKEVNQQTSAFVSMFSHDFRNPLTAILLSTGLLQDHEHELSQETKSNQYQLIRAAIFNMDRLLEEVLLIGKADVGKLECNLESLNLESLCRRIVAETQPFLSPSHQLIFTSTGELTVGLWDQSLLQHILTNLLSNALKYSPSGGTVHFDLTFQAKTVTFQIKDSGIGIPKSDFLKLFQPFHRAENTDKIPGTGLGLAIVKKCVEVYGGQISVQSEIGIGSVFTAILPLQNFSND
- a CDS encoding HAD family hydrolase, whose translation is MIEAIIFDIDGTLVDTVDFHAQSWERTFTHFGHQIPYEQIRFQIGKGSDKLMPVFFSLEELNQSNDGQSPTFDERMRDYRRELYKNEYHPRIKAFPQVRELFVAIKADGKRIALASSATKDDVAAYIKILNVKELVDAATTTMEVKSSKPDPDLFLVTLDKLGDVAPNNVIVVGDTPYDAEAAAKANLRTIGVLSGGFSPEKLRRAGCIAIYQDIAADLMAHYDESPLK